A part of Brassica rapa cultivar Chiifu-401-42 chromosome A05, CAAS_Brap_v3.01, whole genome shotgun sequence genomic DNA contains:
- the LOC103867146 gene encoding neutral ceramidase 2, translating into MAVSVPLSFQFLLSLLLTRAVLSSSEYLIGVGSYDITGPAADVNMMGYANSEQIASGIHFRLRARAFIVAEPQGNRVAFVNLDACMASQIVTIKVLERLKARYGDLYTEKNVAISGIHTHAGPGGYLQYVTYIVTSLGFVRQSFDVLVDGIEQAIMQAHQSLRPGSVFVNKGDLLDAGVNRSPSSYLNNPAAERSKYKYNVDKEMTLLKFVDSKLGPIGSFNWFATHGTSMSRTNSLISGDNKGAAARFMEDWFQSGQKIPRRVSTIVSDLSQNHSRLLDIAASYKSSRGQTLDAKVRVRKASFVSAFCQSNCGDVSPNVLGTFCIDTGLPCDFNHSTCNGKNELCYGRGPGYPDEFESTRIIGERQFKMAVGLFNKATEKLEGKIGYQHEYVDFSNLEVTVPKAGGGSETVKTCPAAMGFGFAAGTTDGPGAFDFKQGDDKGKAFWRLVRNVLTTPGPDQIQCQKPKPILLDTGEMKTPYDWAPSILPVQIFRIGQLIILSVPGEFTTMAGRRLRDAVKSFLISLDSKQFGNNLHVVIAGLTNTYSQYIATFEEYEVQRYEGASTLYGPHTLTAYIQEFKKLATALVNGQTLPSGPQPPDLLDNQISLLSPVVVDSTPIGVSFGDVKSDVPPKSTFVRGQQVNATFWSGCPRNDLMTEGSFAVVETLRGEKWVPVYDDDDFSVKFKWSRPGKLSPESQATVEWRIPESAVAGVYRLRHYGASKSLVGSITSFSGSSSAFVVV; encoded by the exons ATGGCTGTCTCAGTTCCATTGTCGTTTCAGTTTCTACTGTCTCTTCTCTTAACTAGAGCCGTTCTTTCGTCTTCCGAGTACTTAATCGGCGTGGGAAGCTATGACATCACCGGTCCAGCCGCTGACGTCAACATGATGGGATACGCTAACTCCGAGCAAATCGCCTCAGGGATCCATTTCCGTCTGCGAGCTCGTGCCTTCATCGTCGCTGAGCCTCAAGGTAACCGCGTCGCGTTTGTGAATCTTGACGCGTGTATGGCGTCTCAGATCGTTACCATCAAAGTTCTTGAGCGACTCAAGGCAAG ATATGGTGATCTTTACACAGAGAAGAACGTAGCAATAAGTGGGATCCACACTCATGCTGGACCAGGAGGGTATCTTCAGTACGTCACTTACATTGTCACGTCCCTTGGATTCGTTCGTCAGTCTTTTGACGTTCTTGTTGATGGCATTGAGCAAGCCATCATGCAAGCTCACCAAAGTCTACGTCCTGGTTCTGTTTTTGTCAACAAAG GGGACCTTTTGGATGCTGGTGTGAACCGAAGTCCTAGTTCTTATCTGAACAACCCTGCAGCTGAGAGGAGTAAATATAAGTACAACGTCGACAAAGAAATGACGCTTCTCAAGTTTGTCGATTCAAAGTTGGGACCTATTGGTAGCTTTAACTGGTTTGCTACTCATGGGACTTCCATGAGCAGGACTAACTCTTTGATTAGTGGAGATAACAAAGGCGCAGCAGCGCGTTTCATGGAGGACTGGTTCCAGAGTGGACAGAAGATCCCTAGACGAGTATCAACCATTGTCTCTGATCTGAGCCAAAACC ACAGCAGGCTTTTGGACATTGCAGCTTCTTATAAGTCATCTAGAGGACAGACTCTTGATGCTAAAGTCCGAGTAAGAAAGGCGTCATTCGTCTCCGCCTTCTGTCAATCAAACTGTGGTGATGTCAGTCCAAATGTTCTTGGTACGTTTTGCATCGACACTGGACTGCCTTGTGACTTCAATCACAGTACATGCAACGGAAAGAACGAGCTGTGCTATGGCCGTGGTCCTGGGTACCCTGATGAGTTTGAGAGTACACGTATCATTGGAGAAAGGCAGTTCAAAATGGCGGTGGGACTATTCAACAAAGCTACTGAGAAGTTAGAGGGGAAGATTGGTTACCAACATGAGTATGTAGATTTCTCAAACCTTGAAGTCACGGTTCCTAAAGCAGGTGGTGGTTCAGAGACGGTGAAGACATGTCCAGCTGCAATGGGGTTTGGTTTTGCTGCTGGAACAACTGATGGTCCTGGCGCTTTTGATTTCAAACAAGGAGATGATAAG GGTAAAGCGTTTTGGAGATTAGTGAGGAACGTGTTAACAACTCCTGGTCCGGACCAGATTCAATGTCAGAAACCAAAACCTATTTTACTTGACACTGGTGAGATGAAGACACCATATGACTGGGCG CCTTCAATTCTTCCGGTTCAGATATTTCGCATTGGTCAACTAATCATCCTCAGTGTCCCTGGAG AGTTCACCACAATGGCTGGAAGGCGTCTCCGTGATGCTGTGAAGTCATTTCTCATCTCTTTAGACAGCAAGCAGTTTGGCAACAACCTCCATGTGGTAATCGCAGGTCTCACCAACACGTATTCCCAGTACATTGCAACTTTCGAGGAGTACGAGGTTCAAAGATACGAGGGAGCTTCAACGCTATACGGCCCACACACACTCACCGCTTATATCCAAGAGTTCAAGAAACTAGCCACAGCTTTGGTCAACGGTCAAACACTCCCAAGTGGGCCCCAACCACCAGACCTTCTAGACAACCAGATCAGTTTACTTTCTCCTGTGGTCGTAGACTCCACTCCTATAGGAGTCAGCTTTGGTGATGTTAAATCCGACGTGCCTCCCAAGTCAACGTTCGTGAGAGGCCAACAAGTCAACGCAACGTTTTGGTCGGGATGTCCAAGAAACGACCTGATGACGGAAGGATCTTTCGCTGTTGTGGAGACGCTGCGTGGAGAGAAGTGGGTGCCAGTGTACGATGACGATGACTTCAGTGTGAAGTTTAAGTGGTCGAGACCGGGGAAGCTTAGCCCTGAGAGCCAAGCAACGGTTGAGTGGAGGATACCGGAGTCTGCGGTGGCTGGAGTTTATAGATTAAGACATTACGGAGCTTCTAAGTCGCTTGTTGGATCCATTACAAGCTTCTCTGGTTCTTCTAGCGCCTTTGTAGTTGTATGA
- the LOC103867147 gene encoding protein SSUH2 homolog isoform X1 — protein MEKPLLSGNKTKESERWDSYQYLQRNISSARNNVSFAGAGVTVEEVRSASAVSDPPPLYPPVLTTPVSLPTPEAIGYPSASGAGHELQRQVLDEIEIRELLIDHIGHRCCWGSRPARTWKIRAVEDCNVYVGTLDTFIEEREALTQTVPFNGGNFKHGSAPELWQIDLRSQFPTLFVPYKETRVPVPHSETVDKCTGCGGRGEVVCPTCNADGEPGFYKENQVMKCSKCYGRGLIAHKDGSDSICGECNGGGKLPCPNCQSRGLVKCETCDGSGSLLTSSIAVVKWKTLSKRKVSATRGAGSVPEEVFHRAEGVQLCNTQAYQCTPAYFADSYFLNKFSSEVISLRAEVPPTANVVCERHAISVVPVTRVTMEDRGKAFNFYIIGFGKEIYMKDYYPARFCWGLCPCLEWLKV, from the exons ATGGAGAAGCCTCTGCTTTCAGGTA ATAAAACTAAGGAATCTGAGAGATGGGATTCATACCAATACCTTCAGAGAAACATCTCCTCTGCTCGTAACAACGTCTCTTTCGCCGGAGCTGGCGTCACCGTCGAGGAAGTCCGTTCCGCTTCCGCTGTTTCCGATCCTCCGCCTCTCTACCCTCCCGTTCTAACCACCCCCGTCTCGTTGCCCACTC CGGAAGCTATTGGCTACCCGAGTGCGTCTGGAGCAGGTCATGAACTGCAAAG GCAGGTGCTTGATGAGATTGAGATAAGAGAGCTGCTTATTGATCACATCGGCCACCGTTGCTGTTGGGGAAGCCGTCCAGCTCGCACGTGGAAGATCCGTGCGGTTGAAGACTGCAATGTCTATGTGGGAACTCTCGACACTTTTATCGAAGAGAGGGAAGCTTTAACACAGACAGTGCCTTTCAACGGTGGGAACTTCAAACATGGATCTGCTCCTGAGTTATGGCAAATAGACCTGAGGTCGCAGTTTCCAACTCTCTTTGTTCCTTACAAAGAGACTCGAGTCCCGGTTCCTCATTCTGAGACTGTTGACAAGTGCACTG GTTGCGGAGGAAGAGGAGAAGTAGTGTGTCCAACGTGTAATGCTGATGGAGAGCCTGGGTTTTACAAGGAGAATCAGGTGATGAAGTGTTCTAAGTGTTATGGAAGAGGTTTGATTGCTCATAAAGATGGATCTGACTCAAT aTGTGGAGAATGTAATGGTGGGGGAAAGCTTCCTTGTCCGAATTGCCAATCTCGTGGGTTAGTCAAATGCGAGACTTGTGACGGTTCTGGCTCTCTTCTGACAAGCAGCATTGCAGTTGTAAAATG GAAGACACTGTCAAAGCGAAAGGTGAGTGCAACGAGAGGAGCTGGCTCTGTACCAGAAGAAGTGTTTCACAGAGCAGAAGGTGTTCAGCTTTGCAACACACAAGCTTACCAGTGCACACCAGCTTACTTTGCAGACTCATACTTCCTAAACAAGTTCTCCTCAGAAGTCATCTCGTTGAGAGCTGAAGTTCCACCAACGGCGAATGTTGTCTGCGAGAGGCACGCCATATCTGTTGTGCCTGTGACACGCGTCACGATGGAAGATCGTGGGAAAGCCTTCAACTTTTACATTATCGGTTTTGGTAAAGAGATTTACATGAAAGATTATTACCCAGCTAGGTTCTGCTGGGGGTTGTGTCCTTGTCTTGAGTGGTTAAAAGTTTGA
- the LOC103867142 gene encoding F-box/kelch-repeat protein At4g38940: protein MSSPTKPEPTCLIMSLPDEVVVDIIARVSTRFHPSISAVCRRFRSLVTSPELYKARRSLSGCNEHCLYVILQSFGENSETRVYNLRRKPDGGHRLVLVSSLPAMPHEASFVVDGSRIHVFGGFSLYDRSERNALSIDCRYHTVQPLPTMPKRMIGTPLAHVMDGKIYVFGYTNYYNKVTAVFNTLTQTWEPEMTKPRIELRHVLNGPDGYVNSIVYDGTKETKWETEWMLKFNKWKSVCVIDDVFYSYDCLYNKLKAYDTKLRCWSEVKGVKTLLPTNKSLVWWPRVVNYGGSLLFLYQKRICRIEEHWCAEIALERRQDGEIWGKVEWSDVVIVGDFCLIESLVATF from the coding sequence ATGTCTTCCCCGACCAAGCCAGAGCCGACATGTCTGATCATGTCACTCCCAGACGAAGTTGTAGTTGACATCATAGCGCGTGTCTCCACACGCTTTCATCCGTCCATCTCTGCCGTCTGCAGGCGTTTCAGATCACTTGTTACGTCGCCTGAACTTTACAAGGCGAGAAGATCCTTGTCGGGCTGCAATGAACATTGTCTGTATGTTATTCTCCAGAGCTTCGGTGAGAATTCCGAAACCCGTGTATATAATCTCCGCCGAAAACCCGACGGGGGTCACCGCTTGGTCCTTGTCTCGTCGCTTCCTGCTATGCCTCACGAAGCAAGCTTTGTAGTGGACGGTTCAAGGATACATGTGTTCGGTGGGTTTAGCCTTTATGACCGTAGTGAACGGAATGCGTTAAGCATAGACTGCAGATATCACACGGTGCAGCCCTTACCAACCATGCCTAAACGCATGATTGGCACTCCTCTCGCTCACGTGATGGATGGGAAGATCTACGTGTTTGGATATACTAATTATTACAACAAGGTCACGGCTGTGTTCAATACGTTGACACAAACGTGGGAGCCTGAGATGACAAAGCCACGCATCGAACTACGCCATGTGTTGAATGGACCGGATGGTTATGTTAATAGCATTGTTTACGATGGTACCAAGGAAACTAAATGGGAAACGGAGTGGATGCTGAAGTTCAACAAGTGGAAGAGCGTGTGTGTCATTGATGATGTGTTCTACTCCTATGATTGTCTTTACAACAAGTTAAAAGCCTATGACACAAAACTTAGGTGTTGGAGTGAGGTGAAAGGTGTTAAAACATTGTTGCCCACTAACAAAAGTTTAGTTTGGTGGCCACGCGTTGTGAATTACGGTGGGAGCTTGCTTTTCTTGTATCAGAAAAGGATTTGTAGAATAGAAGAGCATTGGTGTGCGGAGATTGCATTGGAAAGACGTCAAGATGGTGAGATTTGGGGTAAAGTCGAGTGGTCCGATGTTGTAATTGTCGGTGATTTTTGCTTAATAGAATCTCTAGTTGCTACGTTTTGA
- the LOC103867147 gene encoding protein SSUH2 homolog isoform X2 produces MEKPLLSDKTKESERWDSYQYLQRNISSARNNVSFAGAGVTVEEVRSASAVSDPPPLYPPVLTTPVSLPTPEAIGYPSASGAGHELQRQVLDEIEIRELLIDHIGHRCCWGSRPARTWKIRAVEDCNVYVGTLDTFIEEREALTQTVPFNGGNFKHGSAPELWQIDLRSQFPTLFVPYKETRVPVPHSETVDKCTGCGGRGEVVCPTCNADGEPGFYKENQVMKCSKCYGRGLIAHKDGSDSICGECNGGGKLPCPNCQSRGLVKCETCDGSGSLLTSSIAVVKWKTLSKRKVSATRGAGSVPEEVFHRAEGVQLCNTQAYQCTPAYFADSYFLNKFSSEVISLRAEVPPTANVVCERHAISVVPVTRVTMEDRGKAFNFYIIGFGKEIYMKDYYPARFCWGLCPCLEWLKV; encoded by the exons ATGGAGAAGCCTCTGCTTTCAG ATAAAACTAAGGAATCTGAGAGATGGGATTCATACCAATACCTTCAGAGAAACATCTCCTCTGCTCGTAACAACGTCTCTTTCGCCGGAGCTGGCGTCACCGTCGAGGAAGTCCGTTCCGCTTCCGCTGTTTCCGATCCTCCGCCTCTCTACCCTCCCGTTCTAACCACCCCCGTCTCGTTGCCCACTC CGGAAGCTATTGGCTACCCGAGTGCGTCTGGAGCAGGTCATGAACTGCAAAG GCAGGTGCTTGATGAGATTGAGATAAGAGAGCTGCTTATTGATCACATCGGCCACCGTTGCTGTTGGGGAAGCCGTCCAGCTCGCACGTGGAAGATCCGTGCGGTTGAAGACTGCAATGTCTATGTGGGAACTCTCGACACTTTTATCGAAGAGAGGGAAGCTTTAACACAGACAGTGCCTTTCAACGGTGGGAACTTCAAACATGGATCTGCTCCTGAGTTATGGCAAATAGACCTGAGGTCGCAGTTTCCAACTCTCTTTGTTCCTTACAAAGAGACTCGAGTCCCGGTTCCTCATTCTGAGACTGTTGACAAGTGCACTG GTTGCGGAGGAAGAGGAGAAGTAGTGTGTCCAACGTGTAATGCTGATGGAGAGCCTGGGTTTTACAAGGAGAATCAGGTGATGAAGTGTTCTAAGTGTTATGGAAGAGGTTTGATTGCTCATAAAGATGGATCTGACTCAAT aTGTGGAGAATGTAATGGTGGGGGAAAGCTTCCTTGTCCGAATTGCCAATCTCGTGGGTTAGTCAAATGCGAGACTTGTGACGGTTCTGGCTCTCTTCTGACAAGCAGCATTGCAGTTGTAAAATG GAAGACACTGTCAAAGCGAAAGGTGAGTGCAACGAGAGGAGCTGGCTCTGTACCAGAAGAAGTGTTTCACAGAGCAGAAGGTGTTCAGCTTTGCAACACACAAGCTTACCAGTGCACACCAGCTTACTTTGCAGACTCATACTTCCTAAACAAGTTCTCCTCAGAAGTCATCTCGTTGAGAGCTGAAGTTCCACCAACGGCGAATGTTGTCTGCGAGAGGCACGCCATATCTGTTGTGCCTGTGACACGCGTCACGATGGAAGATCGTGGGAAAGCCTTCAACTTTTACATTATCGGTTTTGGTAAAGAGATTTACATGAAAGATTATTACCCAGCTAGGTTCTGCTGGGGGTTGTGTCCTTGTCTTGAGTGGTTAAAAGTTTGA